From a single Methylobacterium oryzae genomic region:
- the repB gene encoding plasmid partitioning protein RepB, producing the protein MARKNLLAGLLDPADQTELTAVNSPRDDAAAARSERGPAPAVPSFTGRGAVGAMSRSLERLTSEVVSARAAEDQLRSGSVAVDLDPGLVDPSPAPDRLPVIDGPGEDAFVAVIRAQGQQTPILVRPHPTVSGRYQVAFGHRRLRAAAALGRPVRALVRTLTDAELVVAQGQENNARADLSFIERAAFALTLERLGHGRDVIMAALLVDKTELSRLIAARRALPDSVIAAIGPAPKAGRRRWMSLADRLASPEMRARVDEIVAADAFATLSSDQRFVRVYAAVAPVPAPAPPVVRAGPEAGLAEDGRRLARIERTPTTVGLIIDETLHPAFGDFLVARLPELFAAYEREQARGPERSGL; encoded by the coding sequence ATGGCCCGCAAGAACCTCCTCGCCGGCCTGCTCGATCCGGCCGACCAGACCGAGTTGACCGCGGTCAACTCGCCCCGCGACGACGCGGCGGCCGCGCGATCGGAGCGGGGCCCGGCCCCGGCCGTTCCCAGCTTCACCGGCCGCGGCGCAGTCGGCGCGATGAGCCGGTCCCTGGAGCGCCTGACCTCCGAAGTCGTCTCGGCGCGCGCCGCGGAGGACCAGCTCAGGTCCGGCAGCGTCGCGGTCGATCTCGATCCGGGCCTCGTCGACCCGTCGCCGGCCCCCGACCGGCTGCCGGTGATCGACGGCCCCGGCGAGGACGCCTTCGTCGCCGTCATCCGGGCGCAGGGGCAGCAGACCCCGATCCTGGTGCGGCCCCATCCCACCGTCAGCGGGCGCTATCAGGTCGCGTTCGGCCACCGGCGGCTGCGGGCCGCGGCCGCGCTGGGGCGGCCGGTCCGCGCGCTGGTGCGGACGCTCACGGATGCCGAACTCGTCGTCGCCCAGGGTCAGGAGAACAACGCGCGGGCCGATCTCAGCTTCATCGAGCGGGCCGCCTTCGCCCTGACGCTGGAGCGGCTCGGGCACGGGCGCGACGTGATCATGGCCGCCCTGCTCGTCGACAAGACCGAGCTGTCGCGCCTGATCGCGGCGCGGCGCGCCCTGCCCGATTCTGTGATCGCCGCCATCGGTCCCGCCCCGAAGGCGGGACGCCGCCGGTGGATGAGCCTCGCGGATCGCCTCGCCAGCCCGGAGATGCGGGCGCGGGTCGATGAGATCGTCGCCGCGGACGCCTTCGCGACCCTGTCCTCCGACCAGCGGTTCGTGCGCGTGTACGCGGCCGTGGCGCCGGTCCCAGCCCCGGCGCCACCGGTGGTCCGCGCGGGGCCGGAGGCGGGGCTGGCGGAGGACGGGCGCCGCTTGGCGCGCATCGAGCGGACCCCGACGACCGTGGGCCTGATCATCGACGAGACGCTCCATCCCGCCTTCGGCGACTTCCTCGTCGCGCGCCTCCCGGAGCTGTTCGCGGCCTACGAGCGCGAGCAGGCGCGCGGCCCGGAGCGATCCGGGCTCTGA
- the repA gene encoding plasmid partitioning protein RepA, which yields MAMHDLIAGDAQALSAKLQSHRQRLFPPEARKQLRRFSSGEAAKLIGVDDGYLRRLSLDGKGPAPEIGPSGRRSYSSADIQALRGMLDEGAKTGRRYRKERRAEEHLQVIAVVNFKGGSGKTTTAAHLAQHMALQGYRVLAVDLDPQASLSALHGIQPEFDVRDNETLYAAIRYDAARRPLTDVIQKTYFPGLDLVPGNLELMEFEHETPRALLQRSSDGDSLFFTRFAQALAPVADRYDVVVVDCPPQLGYLTLSALCAATSVLVTVHPQMLDVMSMCQFLLMTSEMLGVVAKAGGDMNYDWMRYLVTRYEPTDGPQTQMVAFMRTLFGERVLTNAMLKSTAVSDAGITKQTLFEVSRDQFTRATYDRAMESLDAVNGEIEALIRTAWGR from the coding sequence ATGGCGATGCACGATCTGATCGCCGGCGACGCGCAGGCGCTGTCGGCCAAACTGCAGTCGCACCGGCAGCGGCTGTTCCCGCCCGAGGCGCGCAAGCAGCTGCGGCGATTCTCGTCCGGCGAGGCCGCCAAGCTGATCGGGGTCGACGACGGCTACCTGCGGCGCCTCTCGCTCGACGGCAAGGGGCCCGCCCCCGAGATCGGGCCGTCCGGGCGGCGATCCTACTCGAGCGCCGACATCCAGGCGCTGCGCGGCATGCTGGACGAAGGGGCCAAGACTGGCCGGCGGTACCGGAAGGAGCGGCGGGCCGAGGAGCATCTCCAGGTCATCGCGGTGGTGAATTTCAAGGGCGGCTCGGGCAAGACCACCACGGCGGCCCATCTCGCGCAGCACATGGCGCTGCAGGGCTACCGCGTCCTCGCCGTCGACCTCGACCCGCAGGCGAGCCTGTCGGCCCTGCACGGGATCCAGCCCGAATTCGACGTGCGGGACAACGAGACCCTCTACGCCGCGATCCGGTACGACGCGGCGCGCCGTCCCCTGACCGACGTCATCCAGAAGACCTACTTTCCGGGCCTCGACCTCGTGCCGGGCAATCTCGAGCTGATGGAATTCGAGCACGAGACACCGCGCGCCCTCCTCCAGCGGAGCAGCGACGGCGATTCGCTGTTCTTCACGCGCTTCGCCCAGGCCCTGGCGCCGGTCGCCGACCGCTACGACGTGGTCGTGGTCGATTGCCCGCCGCAACTCGGCTACCTGACGCTCTCGGCCCTGTGCGCGGCGACCAGCGTGCTCGTCACCGTGCATCCGCAGATGCTCGACGTGATGTCGATGTGCCAGTTCCTGCTGATGACCTCCGAGATGCTCGGGGTCGTCGCCAAGGCCGGCGGCGACATGAACTACGACTGGATGCGCTACCTCGTCACGCGCTACGAGCCGACCGACGGTCCGCAGACCCAGATGGTCGCGTTCATGCGGACGCTGTTCGGGGAGCGCGTGCTCACCAACGCGATGCTGAAGAGCACGGCGGTCTCGGATGCCGGCATCACCAAGCAGACCCTGTTCGAGGTCAGTCGCGACCAGTTCACGCGCGCGACCTACGACCGCGCGATGGAGAGCCTGGACGCGGTCAACGGCGAGATCGAGGCGCTGATCCGCACGGCATGGGGACGCTGA
- a CDS encoding alpha/beta fold hydrolase produces MMTRRTLTRTLAAGAAAALLPGPATAQDLPRARNVVLVHGLFADGSCWSEVIPHLQAAGLSVNSVQNPLTTLAEAVASAQRVLARQEGPTVLVGHSFSGMIVTEAGIDPKVSALVYVAARAPDANEDYAALAKAYPTPPASAGIVFDGDEGRLSEAAFLRDFAGDLPVEKARVLFAVQQPFRKALLTGRTTQAAWRSKPSFYAVSTEDRTIDPDLERFMAKRMNARTVELRASHLSLISRAPDIADLILEAAGQPRRRR; encoded by the coding sequence ATGATGACGCGCAGAACGCTGACCCGCACCCTTGCCGCCGGCGCGGCCGCCGCGCTGCTGCCCGGACCGGCCACCGCCCAGGACCTCCCGCGGGCGCGCAACGTCGTGCTGGTCCACGGGCTGTTCGCCGACGGGTCGTGCTGGTCGGAGGTGATCCCGCACCTGCAGGCGGCCGGCCTCTCCGTCAACTCCGTGCAGAACCCGCTGACCACCCTCGCGGAAGCGGTGGCCTCGGCGCAGCGCGTGCTGGCCCGCCAGGAGGGACCGACCGTCCTCGTCGGCCACTCGTTCTCCGGCATGATCGTGACCGAAGCCGGGATCGACCCGAAGGTCTCGGCGCTGGTCTACGTGGCGGCGCGGGCGCCGGACGCGAACGAGGATTACGCGGCGCTGGCGAAGGCCTACCCGACCCCGCCCGCCTCGGCCGGCATCGTGTTCGACGGCGACGAGGGGCGCCTGAGCGAGGCGGCGTTCCTGCGGGATTTCGCGGGCGACCTGCCGGTGGAGAAGGCGCGGGTGCTGTTCGCGGTCCAGCAGCCGTTCCGCAAGGCCCTGCTGACGGGACGGACCACCCAGGCCGCCTGGCGCTCGAAGCCGAGCTTCTACGCGGTGTCGACCGAGGATCGGACCATCGACCCGGACCTCGAACGGTTCATGGCCAAGCGCATGAACGCGCGGACCGTCGAGCTCCGGGCGAGCCACCTGTCCCTGATCTCGCGCGCTCCGGATATCGCGGATCTCATCCTCGAGGCGGCCGGCCAGCCCCGCCGTCGTCGCTGA
- a CDS encoding replication protein RepA, with protein sequence MNAAETRQLSLWEQSLRRPEAGADRPTTRLGPALDGRMDVSFLHKGFCIAGLPLRRPKNTMEPWNRRDGRFSLTVEPARFVLPNGRQIEVGVPFGPKARLLSMWLATEARDPRRSAGDRWMEMGRITEWLKAVGLPVTGGERGSIGPTKDQLVRLSFPIFTMVLNGDEGGHVFKRESLIEGGAFKDDDLEVWAAGGHSAMRWPEALMLSQNAYDRFTRHSIPVPTARLRQVAHNAMAIDILVYLCYRLPLLSRGESELLTWRDLMAQFGSSEFASRFKQAFSESIKRTLDAYPEANVAMTAEGLVLRHSDPAELRRAFVAVAGGPTRRARAAPRARKAARVPDQMGPCESADLLTPAGAARA encoded by the coding sequence ATGAACGCGGCAGAGACCCGCCAGTTGAGCCTGTGGGAGCAGAGCCTGCGGCGCCCCGAGGCCGGAGCCGACCGGCCGACGACCAGGCTCGGCCCCGCGCTCGACGGCCGCATGGATGTGTCGTTCCTCCACAAGGGCTTCTGCATCGCCGGCCTGCCGCTGCGCCGGCCCAAGAACACGATGGAGCCGTGGAACCGGCGCGACGGTCGCTTCTCGCTGACCGTCGAGCCGGCCCGGTTCGTCCTGCCCAACGGGCGCCAGATCGAGGTGGGCGTCCCGTTCGGACCCAAGGCGCGCCTCCTCTCCATGTGGCTGGCCACGGAGGCCCGCGATCCGCGCCGGAGCGCCGGCGACCGCTGGATGGAGATGGGGCGGATCACCGAGTGGTTGAAGGCCGTCGGTTTGCCGGTCACGGGCGGCGAGCGGGGCTCGATCGGGCCGACCAAGGACCAGCTCGTCCGGCTGAGCTTCCCCATCTTCACGATGGTCCTGAACGGCGACGAGGGCGGCCACGTGTTCAAGCGCGAGAGCCTGATCGAGGGGGGCGCGTTCAAGGATGACGACCTCGAGGTCTGGGCCGCCGGGGGACACAGCGCCATGCGCTGGCCGGAAGCGCTGATGCTCAGCCAGAACGCCTACGACCGCTTCACACGGCACTCGATCCCGGTGCCGACCGCCAGGCTGCGCCAGGTCGCCCACAACGCCATGGCGATCGATATCCTCGTGTACCTCTGCTACCGGCTGCCGCTGCTCTCGCGCGGGGAGAGCGAATTGCTGACCTGGCGCGATCTGATGGCGCAGTTCGGATCCTCGGAATTCGCCTCCCGCTTCAAGCAGGCCTTCTCGGAATCGATCAAGCGCACCCTCGACGCGTACCCGGAAGCCAACGTCGCGATGACGGCCGAGGGTCTGGTGCTGCGGCACTCGGACCCGGCGGAGCTGCGGCGCGCCTTCGTCGCCGTCGCGGGGGGGCCGACCCGTCGCGCCCGTGCCGCGCCGCGGGCGCGCAAGGCTGCGCGGGTCCCGGATCAGATGGGCCCCTGCGAGAGCGCGGACCTGCTGACGCCGGCCGGTGCCGCGCGCGCCTGA
- a CDS encoding thioesterase family protein, whose amino-acid sequence MQDIPLGAKGSFAMLVGPSHLASQFKDNILPPVFATPMMVLIMENAALNAVRQYLDPGESAVGTKVDVTHMAATPVGHRVRAEAEVVGVAGRQIQFRVAAWDESEQIGSGTHERMIVDIERLGKRLAAKQPAPSKRA is encoded by the coding sequence ATGCAGGACATCCCGTTGGGGGCGAAGGGGAGCTTCGCCATGCTGGTCGGGCCGTCACATCTGGCCAGCCAGTTCAAGGACAACATCCTGCCGCCGGTCTTCGCCACGCCGATGATGGTCCTGATCATGGAGAACGCGGCGCTGAACGCCGTCCGCCAGTACCTCGATCCCGGCGAGAGCGCCGTCGGGACCAAGGTGGACGTGACCCACATGGCGGCGACCCCGGTCGGGCACCGCGTCCGGGCGGAAGCCGAGGTGGTCGGCGTCGCCGGACGCCAGATCCAGTTCCGCGTCGCGGCCTGGGACGAGTCGGAGCAGATCGGGTCCGGGACGCACGAGCGGATGATCGTCGACATCGAGCGGCTCGGCAAACGTCTCGCCGCCAAACAGCCCGCCCCGTCGAAGCGCGCGTAG
- a CDS encoding IS110 family transposase, which produces MEITTVGIDLAKSIFQVHAVDAAGHVVVRKALRRAQVTPFFAKLPRCLIGMEACGTAHHWARELIKLGHDVRLMPPAYVKPYVKRGKTDANDAAAICEAVTRPSMRFVPVKATEQQAALALHRTRDLLVKQRTQLVNMIRGLLAEFGIEMARGLRHALELAARLSAGDAAEVPPLAQRVVTGLADQIGALQIQLTRLEKELLTWHRDSDLSQRLATIPGVGIVSATALAASVSEPERFRSGRQFAASLGLTPLQNCSGGKERLGRISRMGDRYLRRLLVVGMTSLIRRAKTTPTSVDPRLPALLQRKPVRVVTVAAANRTARVAWAIMTRGGTYRAPAATAA; this is translated from the coding sequence ATGGAGATCACCACCGTCGGCATCGATCTGGCCAAAAGCATCTTTCAGGTTCACGCCGTCGATGCAGCTGGGCACGTCGTCGTTCGGAAGGCGCTGCGGCGGGCGCAGGTCACGCCGTTCTTCGCCAAGCTGCCACGGTGCCTGATCGGCATGGAGGCGTGCGGCACAGCGCACCACTGGGCCCGGGAACTCATAAAGCTCGGCCATGACGTGCGGCTGATGCCGCCGGCTTACGTGAAGCCGTACGTCAAGCGCGGCAAGACCGATGCGAACGATGCCGCTGCCATCTGTGAGGCGGTGACGCGCCCGAGCATGCGCTTCGTGCCCGTGAAGGCGACCGAGCAGCAGGCGGCGCTGGCGCTGCACCGGACGCGCGACCTGCTGGTCAAGCAACGCACGCAGCTGGTGAACATGATCCGAGGCCTGCTCGCCGAGTTTGGGATCGAGATGGCGCGGGGCCTGCGGCACGCGCTCGAACTGGCGGCCCGGCTCTCGGCCGGAGACGCGGCCGAGGTGCCGCCGTTAGCCCAGCGCGTGGTGACCGGGTTGGCCGATCAGATCGGTGCCTTGCAGATCCAACTCACCCGACTGGAGAAGGAGTTGCTCACCTGGCATCGAGACAGCGACCTGTCGCAGCGGCTTGCGACGATCCCGGGTGTCGGCATCGTGTCGGCAACCGCGCTGGCCGCCTCGGTGAGCGAGCCCGAGCGCTTCCGTTCCGGTCGGCAGTTCGCTGCCTCGTTGGGCCTGACACCGCTGCAGAACTGCAGTGGCGGCAAGGAGCGCCTGGGCCGGATCTCACGCATGGGCGACCGCTACCTGCGCCGGCTGCTCGTGGTCGGCATGACGTCTCTGATCCGGCGCGCGAAGACGACACCGACCTCGGTCGACCCGCGGCTGCCGGCGCTGCTGCAGCGTAAGCCAGTGCGCGTGGTGACTGTGG
- a CDS encoding amidohydrolase family protein, whose product MVIDCHGHYTTEPAAMLDWRKRQIGALNDPGQSPKPSDLQVSDDAVRASVSGRQLKLQSERGISLALFSPRAGGMGHHIGTARTSLDWSIVSNDMIHRVTSLMPQNFVGVCQLPQSPGVSPKNCTAELERCVKELGFVGCNVNPDPSGGYWTDPPLSDRFWYPLWEKMVELDVPGMVHVSASANPNFHATGAHYINGDTTAFMQFVTSDLFKDFPTLRLIIPHGGGAVPYHWGRYRGLAQDMKRPPLSELMRNVFFDTCVYHQPGIDLLLKVVPRENVLFASEMVGAVNGVDPETGHAYDDTKRYVEAAAIPDADRAKIYAGNALRVYPRLAARLRSAGVTP is encoded by the coding sequence CTGGTGATCGACTGCCACGGGCACTACACCACCGAGCCGGCCGCCATGCTGGACTGGCGCAAGCGCCAGATCGGCGCGCTCAACGACCCGGGCCAGTCCCCCAAGCCGTCGGACCTGCAAGTCAGCGACGACGCGGTGCGCGCCAGCGTGAGCGGGCGGCAGCTCAAGCTCCAGTCCGAGCGCGGCATCTCCCTGGCGCTGTTCTCGCCGCGGGCCGGCGGGATGGGCCACCATATCGGCACGGCCCGCACCAGCCTCGACTGGTCGATCGTGTCGAACGACATGATCCACCGTGTGACGAGCCTGATGCCGCAGAACTTCGTCGGCGTCTGCCAGCTGCCGCAATCGCCGGGTGTCTCGCCCAAGAACTGCACGGCCGAGCTCGAGCGCTGCGTCAAGGAGCTCGGCTTCGTCGGCTGCAACGTCAACCCGGACCCGTCCGGGGGCTACTGGACCGATCCGCCGCTCTCCGACCGGTTCTGGTACCCGCTCTGGGAGAAGATGGTCGAGCTCGACGTGCCCGGCATGGTGCATGTCAGCGCCTCGGCCAATCCCAACTTCCACGCGACCGGGGCGCACTACATCAACGGCGACACCACCGCCTTCATGCAGTTCGTGACCTCGGACCTGTTCAAGGACTTTCCGACGCTGCGCCTGATCATCCCGCACGGCGGGGGTGCCGTGCCCTATCACTGGGGACGCTACCGGGGGCTGGCCCAGGACATGAAGCGGCCGCCGCTGTCCGAGCTGATGCGCAACGTCTTCTTCGACACCTGCGTCTACCATCAGCCCGGCATCGACCTGCTGCTCAAGGTCGTCCCGCGCGAGAACGTGCTGTTCGCCTCAGAGATGGTCGGCGCGGTGAACGGGGTCGATCCCGAGACCGGCCACGCCTACGACGACACCAAGCGCTACGTCGAGGCCGCGGCGATCCCGGACGCGGACCGGGCCAAGATCTACGCCGGGAACGCGCTGCGCGTGTATCCGCGACTCGCGGCGCGGCTCCGGTCGGCCGGCGTGACGCCGTAG
- a CDS encoding TetR/AcrR family transcriptional regulator, translating to MASGRRALKMEETRARLIRAARAAFAEKGYAAASMDELTEAAGLTRGALYHNFGDKKGLLQAVIAQLDAEMVAKARVARERAPTPWLGFLDEGVAYIELALEPEIQRIVLLDGPAVLGDPSRWPGQTACLRTTTETIQALVEAGTVKPVDAEAAARLINGAALNAALWVAASDDPPAVLGRATEAFRCLANGLLK from the coding sequence GTGGCATCGGGACGGCGCGCGCTGAAGATGGAGGAAACCCGCGCGAGGCTGATCCGCGCGGCGCGTGCAGCCTTTGCCGAGAAGGGCTACGCAGCGGCGTCGATGGATGAGCTGACGGAAGCGGCCGGCCTGACGCGCGGCGCGCTCTATCACAACTTCGGCGACAAGAAGGGCCTGCTTCAGGCCGTCATCGCGCAGCTCGACGCCGAGATGGTCGCTAAGGCGCGGGTCGCGCGCGAGAGGGCGCCAACGCCCTGGCTCGGCTTCCTCGACGAGGGCGTCGCCTACATCGAGTTGGCCCTCGAGCCGGAGATCCAGCGCATCGTGCTCCTCGACGGACCGGCAGTGCTGGGCGATCCGTCGCGATGGCCGGGCCAGACCGCCTGCCTGCGCACGACGACCGAGACGATCCAGGCCCTCGTGGAGGCCGGGACGGTCAAGCCTGTCGATGCCGAGGCCGCGGCGCGCCTGATCAACGGCGCGGCGCTCAACGCCGCGCTCTGGGTCGCCGCGTCCGACGATCCACCGGCCGTCCTCGGCAGGGCCACCGAGGCCTTCCGGTGCTTGGCGAACGGCCTCCTGAAGTAG
- a CDS encoding RidA family protein — MSKRDAVFPPGRQALYDKHRYSAAIRSGDLLFVSGQVGSREDGSPEPDFGAQVRRAFDRLNSVLAAAGCSFDDVVDVTTFHTDPETQFDTVMAVRDVMIGEPPYPNWTAVGVTWLAGFDFEIKVIARLPTPV; from the coding sequence ATGTCGAAGCGCGATGCAGTCTTTCCGCCCGGACGGCAAGCCCTCTACGACAAGCACCGCTACTCGGCCGCGATCCGGTCCGGCGACCTGCTTTTCGTCTCCGGCCAAGTCGGCAGCCGCGAGGATGGCTCGCCTGAACCGGATTTCGGTGCGCAGGTTCGCCGTGCCTTCGACAGGCTGAACTCCGTTCTCGCGGCGGCCGGCTGCAGTTTCGACGACGTGGTGGACGTGACAACCTTCCACACCGACCCTGAAACGCAGTTCGACACAGTGATGGCGGTACGCGACGTAATGATCGGCGAACCGCCCTATCCGAACTGGACTGCCGTCGGCGTGACCTGGCTCGCGGGCTTCGACTTCGAGATCAAGGTCATCGCCCGTCTTCCGACCCCGGTCTGA